From a region of the Caldicellulosiruptoraceae bacterium PP1 genome:
- a CDS encoding phosphoribosylanthranilate isomerase, with the protein MIIKFCGIKSQNDIKLCNILKPTMIGLIFAESPRKIPLEQAENILKRKSPNILSVAVFKNQSLDEVCKIVKKLKIDYVQLHGNEDLDYIRNIRKQNLKVIKAIEVYSYRDLEKGNVLKNQVDFILLDRPKGTNIDILSIAKEAEYKFIVAGGINEENIDRYLEINPLGIDISSGIETDGNKDYQKMKKIILKVRGYL; encoded by the coding sequence TTGATTATAAAGTTTTGTGGAATTAAAAGTCAAAATGATATAAAACTTTGTAATATTCTTAAGCCAACAATGATTGGCCTAATTTTTGCTGAAAGCCCGAGGAAAATTCCTTTAGAACAAGCTGAAAATATTTTAAAAAGAAAAAGCCCTAATATTTTATCTGTTGCAGTTTTTAAAAACCAAAGTTTAGATGAGGTTTGTAAAATTGTAAAAAAACTTAAAATTGACTATGTTCAGCTTCATGGAAATGAGGACCTCGATTATATAAGAAATATTAGAAAGCAGAATTTAAAAGTTATTAAAGCTATTGAAGTTTATTCATATAGGGATTTAGAAAAAGGCAATGTATTAAAAAATCAAGTGGATTTTATACTTTTAGATAGGCCAAAAGGGACAAACATAGATATTTTAAGTATAGCTAAAGAAGCTGAATATAAATTTATTGTTGCTGGTGGAATAAATGAAGAAAATATAGATAGATATCTAGAAATAAATCCCTTAGGAATTGATATATCAAGTGGTATTGAAACTGATGGAAATAAGGATTATCAAAAGATGAAAAAAATAATTCTGAAGGTGAGAGGATATTTATGA
- the trpD gene encoding anthranilate phosphoribosyltransferase, with the protein MQNYLEKVIEGQNLTYYEIKEIIEKLLNDEIDSIKFGAFLALLRKKGESLEEIKAFIDTFLERSKKIYLSNEFSIDTCGTGGDSKGTFNISTVSSIILSSFDIKVVKHGNRGITSRSGSADLMEQLGIDINANQEKLEEGIEKIGFGFVFAPNFHPAMKKVAPIRKSLGIKTVFNILGPVLNPAPINYQVVGTFDLDSQNKIFNALNGRRKRYAVVHSDDGLDEISISSSTKILENSLGITKEYFIEPEDFGVNRYDLSEIKSEDPKQNAEITLSIFEGIESPFYYATQINCAFCLYILGLTDNLVEAAKQVERNIKNGLVMKKFNDIKNFYKLGGQ; encoded by the coding sequence ATGCAAAATTATCTTGAAAAAGTAATAGAAGGCCAAAATCTTACCTATTATGAAATAAAAGAAATTATTGAAAAACTACTAAATGATGAAATTGATTCAATAAAATTTGGAGCTTTTTTAGCATTACTGAGAAAAAAAGGCGAATCCCTTGAAGAAATTAAAGCATTCATAGATACATTTTTAGAAAGATCTAAGAAAATATATTTATCAAATGAGTTTTCAATTGATACCTGCGGAACTGGTGGGGATTCAAAAGGGACTTTTAATATCTCAACAGTTTCATCAATAATATTAAGCTCTTTTGATATAAAGGTAGTAAAACATGGAAATAGAGGGATAACAAGCAGATCTGGTTCAGCCGATTTAATGGAACAGTTAGGTATAGATATTAATGCAAACCAAGAAAAATTAGAAGAAGGTATTGAAAAGATTGGCTTTGGATTTGTTTTTGCACCCAATTTTCATCCGGCAATGAAAAAAGTTGCTCCAATAAGAAAAAGCCTTGGTATCAAAACAGTTTTTAATATATTAGGTCCTGTTTTAAATCCTGCTCCAATTAACTATCAAGTTGTTGGGACATTTGACTTAGACAGTCAAAATAAAATATTCAATGCACTTAATGGGAGAAGGAAAAGGTATGCTGTTGTTCATAGTGATGATGGTTTAGATGAGATCTCTATTTCAAGCAGCACTAAAATATTGGAAAATAGCCTTGGTATTACTAAAGAATATTTTATTGAACCTGAAGATTTTGGTGTTAATAGATATGATTTATCTGAGATAAAAAGTGAAGATCCAAAACAAAATGCTGAAATTACATTATCAATCTTTGAAGGAATTGAATCACCATTTTATTATGCAACACAAATAAACTGTGCATTTTGTTTATACATTTTAGGGTTAACTGATAACTTGGTAGAAGCTGCAAAACAAGTTGAAAGAAACATAAAAAATGGGCTTGTTATGAAAAAATTTAATGATATAAAAAATTTCTATAAGCTTGGAGGGCAATAA
- a CDS encoding anthranilate synthase component I family protein, with translation MNIYATKSSECSSELSFYHDLFKEIPVFNICHSSFDAQNLEQFIPTHFDVPYYFMESRDLKVLSFEVVQRINIYKNKISFKGIVDYLLENIEVEDSLNKIISNLTTEKNAFVASIINYSAINITENIFETDEEYGTLILYKYNIIYNKKEKKTYLLTVNDMNHPLNENGVSKNISNAVGHFIYRTPKDEYIKNVMKVKEDIRNGEIFQLVLSQIMYVESNITPFQLFFNLYENNLSDYCFLINDLDKKIVCFSPETLVKVEDEKILTYPIAGTYKLNPDENLNEKKYKLITDTKELSEHMMLVDLSRNDLSKVCIPGTVFVNEFLRIKELKNLIHIYSVVSGQLKNKMPFSSLLSVFPAGTLTGAPKVRAMQLINAYEAISRGLYGGAIGYFFNNTIDFAIAIRMAINEDEKVYRVQSGAGIVHLSKPENEYKECLTKAKSILNALGVNEDDINN, from the coding sequence ATGAATATCTATGCAACTAAAAGCTCCGAATGCTCTTCGGAGCTTTCATTTTACCATGATCTTTTCAAAGAAATACCTGTTTTTAATATCTGCCATTCTTCTTTTGATGCACAAAATTTAGAACAATTTATTCCTACCCATTTTGATGTTCCATATTATTTCATGGAATCAAGAGACTTAAAGGTTTTGTCATTTGAAGTTGTGCAAAGGATAAATATTTACAAAAATAAGATATCTTTCAAGGGTATTGTTGACTACTTACTTGAAAATATTGAAGTTGAAGATAGCTTGAATAAGATAATTTCAAATTTGACTACTGAAAAAAATGCGTTTGTTGCGAGCATTATTAATTATTCTGCAATTAACATTACAGAAAACATCTTTGAAACAGATGAAGAGTATGGTACTTTGATACTATACAAATATAACATTATATATAACAAAAAGGAAAAGAAAACATATTTATTAACAGTTAATGATATGAACCATCCTTTAAATGAAAATGGGGTATCAAAAAATATTAGCAATGCTGTTGGCCATTTTATTTATAGAACACCTAAAGATGAATATATTAAAAATGTTATGAAAGTAAAAGAGGATATAAGAAATGGAGAGATATTTCAACTTGTTTTATCCCAAATTATGTATGTTGAAAGTAATATAACTCCATTTCAGCTATTTTTCAATTTGTATGAAAATAACCTTTCAGATTACTGTTTTTTAATTAATGATTTAGATAAAAAGATAGTGTGTTTCTCTCCAGAAACATTAGTTAAAGTTGAAGATGAAAAAATATTAACATATCCAATTGCAGGAACTTATAAATTAAACCCTGATGAAAATTTAAACGAGAAAAAGTATAAATTAATTACAGACACCAAGGAACTAAGTGAACATATGATGCTTGTTGATCTTTCGAGGAACGATTTAAGTAAAGTATGTATTCCTGGAACTGTCTTTGTAAATGAATTTTTAAGGATAAAAGAACTTAAAAACCTTATTCATATTTACTCTGTTGTATCTGGTCAATTAAAAAACAAGATGCCATTTTCAAGTCTTTTATCTGTATTTCCAGCAGGGACATTGACTGGTGCTCCAAAGGTACGTGCAATGCAATTAATCAATGCTTATGAAGCTATTTCTCGTGGACTATACGGTGGAGCTATTGGATATTTTTTTAATAATACTATTGATTTTGCTATCGCAATTAGAATGGCAATAAACGAAGATGAGAAAGTGTATAGAGTTCAATCAGGAGCAGGAATTGTTCATTTATCTAAACCTGAAAATGAATATAAAGAATGTTTGACAAAAGCAAAAAGCATATTAAATGCTTTGGGGGTGAATGAAGATGATATTAATAATTGA
- a CDS encoding helix-turn-helix domain-containing protein — MEICDIYSNGISKYGLAPVVLCYYYRYYKNGFYMEPHKHKRAEIMYVTKGHCKVNIQNECVKLENGDFILINGEIEHQLLVDINLPCKVLCLEFAFMKEQNHNIININYQHYLTPEFLNHSKQYIVLKDSDEVYLAIKGILSELERINRNQNLINLMFTELMIKISRLYSEIIEGQKDIKNFYVDTIKKFIEHNYYKEIKISDLASIVNLNPTYLEKIFKKNTGSTPIDYLIKVRIEKAKMFLVNTDIPVTEICNYVGINSRQYFSLLFKKLTGYSPQQYRLTNSINRYI, encoded by the coding sequence ATGGAGATTTGCGATATTTACTCAAATGGTATAAGTAAGTATGGTTTAGCTCCGGTTGTTCTATGTTATTATTATAGATACTATAAAAATGGCTTTTATATGGAACCGCATAAACATAAAAGAGCAGAGATTATGTATGTTACTAAGGGACATTGCAAAGTAAATATTCAGAATGAATGTGTAAAATTGGAGAATGGTGATTTTATATTAATAAATGGAGAGATAGAACATCAACTTCTAGTTGATATTAATCTTCCATGTAAAGTATTATGTCTCGAATTTGCTTTTATGAAAGAGCAAAATCATAACATAATTAATATAAATTATCAACATTATTTAACACCAGAATTTTTAAACCATAGTAAACAATATATTGTTCTTAAAGATTCAGATGAAGTATATCTGGCAATTAAAGGAATACTTTCTGAATTAGAAAGAATAAATAGAAACCAAAATTTAATAAATCTCATGTTTACTGAATTGATGATAAAAATATCAAGACTTTATTCTGAAATAATTGAAGGCCAAAAAGATATAAAAAACTTTTATGTTGATACCATTAAAAAATTTATTGAACATAATTATTATAAAGAAATAAAGATATCTGATTTAGCATCTATTGTCAATCTTAATCCTACATATTTAGAAAAGATATTTAAGAAAAATACAGGCTCTACTCCTATAGATTACCTTATAAAAGTAAGGATCGAGAAAGCAAAGATGTTTCTAGTAAATACCGATATACCAGTAACAGAGATTTGCAACTATGTGGGTATAAATAGTAGACAGTATTTTTCATTACTATTTAAAAAGCTTACTGGATATTCACCTCAACAATATAGATTAACAAATTCAATAAATCGATATATTTGA
- a CDS encoding alpha-glucosidase/alpha-galactosidase, with translation MPKIAIIGAGSGVFTRNLVRDILSYPELSSSNIVLMDIDETRLEYMKKALDRLVLQEKYPAKLEATTDRRYALKDANYVIISIQVGGLKPYEPDIYIPLKYSVKQAVGDTLGPGGVFRALRTIPVLIDIAKDMEELCPNALMLNYVNPMAMNCWALNKATNIKNVGLCHSVQGTAEFLAGIIGADMRDITYLCAGINHMAWFLEYKWKGKDAYPLIREKANDPEIYTQDVTKFEILKHFGYYVSESSFHMSEYIPYFRKSDDWINKIHKTHSWHKDHYNGMYLHCCLDGAKTLLDDLKKMAEEDYINPARSHEYCATIIHSIETNTPTVINGNVQNKGLITNLPADSCVEVPCLVDSNGIQPTIVGDLPPQLAALNRTNINVQELTVYAILNNDKEAVYQAIYMDPLTSAVLDLDQIRCMVDELFEAEKEFLPELK, from the coding sequence ATGCCTAAGATTGCTATAATAGGTGCTGGTAGTGGTGTATTTACTCGTAACTTAGTTAGAGATATTCTATCATATCCTGAGTTATCTTCAAGTAATATCGTGCTTATGGATATTGATGAAACAAGGCTTGAGTATATGAAAAAGGCACTTGATAGATTGGTTTTGCAAGAAAAATATCCTGCAAAATTAGAAGCTACAACAGATAGAAGATATGCTCTAAAGGATGCAAACTATGTAATTATATCAATTCAAGTAGGGGGCCTAAAGCCATACGAACCTGATATATACATACCATTAAAGTATAGTGTAAAACAAGCTGTAGGGGATACATTAGGACCTGGTGGTGTATTTAGAGCTTTAAGGACTATTCCGGTACTAATTGATATTGCTAAAGATATGGAAGAATTATGTCCAAATGCTTTAATGCTAAACTATGTGAATCCTATGGCTATGAACTGTTGGGCTCTCAATAAAGCTACCAATATAAAAAATGTTGGTTTGTGCCATAGTGTTCAAGGTACTGCTGAATTTTTAGCCGGGATTATTGGAGCTGACATGAGGGATATTACATACCTTTGTGCTGGAATAAATCATATGGCATGGTTTTTGGAATATAAATGGAAAGGAAAAGATGCCTATCCTTTAATTAGAGAAAAGGCAAATGATCCAGAGATATACACACAAGATGTAACTAAATTTGAGATATTAAAACATTTTGGATATTATGTATCTGAATCAAGTTTTCATATGTCAGAATACATACCTTATTTTAGAAAAAGTGATGATTGGATTAATAAAATTCATAAAACACACTCTTGGCATAAAGACCATTACAACGGAATGTATTTACATTGTTGTTTAGATGGTGCGAAAACTTTATTAGATGACCTAAAAAAGATGGCAGAAGAGGATTATATTAATCCTGCAAGAAGCCATGAATATTGTGCTACAATTATTCATTCAATTGAGACAAATACACCTACTGTAATAAATGGAAATGTCCAGAATAAAGGTTTAATTACTAATCTTCCTGCTGATAGCTGTGTTGAAGTACCCTGTCTTGTGGATAGTAATGGTATACAACCAACAATAGTTGGAGATTTACCGCCACAACTTGCGGCACTAAATAGGACTAATATAAATGTTCAAGAGTTAACTGTATATGCAATCTTAAATAATGACAAAGAAGCAGTTTATCAAGCTATTTATATGGATCCTCTAACATCAGCAGTTCTCGATTTAGACCAGATTAGATGTATGGTTGATGAATTATTTGAAGCTGAGAAAGAGTTTTTACCAGAATTAAAGTAA
- the trpC gene encoding indole-3-glycerol phosphate synthase TrpC gives MSVLYEIAKLKYVEVQTQKNILKIDDMIKDIEKISVYNKFQDIFETKKFCVIGEIKRSSPSKGIINKDLNPVHVANLYKNNNFFAVSVLTERNFFLGDDNDIIKIKEKVDIPILRKDFIIDEYQIYHSKYIQSDAILLITKLLDENKLKQYIHIANAINLVSLVEVEDEREIEIALNANAKLIGINNRNLNDLNIDIKKTERLMKYIPKDIKVISESGITNRESFMYIKSIGVNGCLIGTAFSKDFSFIDTVGGLLN, from the coding sequence ATGTCGGTTTTATATGAAATTGCAAAGCTAAAATATGTTGAAGTTCAAACTCAAAAGAATATCTTAAAAATAGATGATATGATAAAAGATATAGAAAAGATAAGTGTATATAATAAATTTCAGGACATTTTTGAAACAAAGAAGTTTTGCGTAATAGGAGAAATCAAAAGATCATCGCCTTCTAAAGGAATTATTAATAAAGATTTGAATCCAGTCCATGTAGCAAATTTGTACAAGAATAATAACTTTTTTGCTGTATCTGTTCTTACAGAAAGAAACTTCTTTTTAGGAGATGATAATGACATAATAAAAATTAAGGAAAAAGTCGATATTCCAATACTAAGAAAGGATTTTATTATAGATGAATACCAAATATATCATTCTAAGTATATCCAAAGTGATGCTATTCTTCTTATAACAAAATTATTAGATGAAAATAAATTAAAACAATATATTCATATTGCAAATGCCATAAATCTTGTTTCGTTAGTAGAAGTAGAAGATGAAAGAGAAATAGAGATAGCCCTTAATGCCAATGCGAAGCTCATTGGGATAAACAACAGAAATCTCAATGATTTAAATATAGATATTAAAAAAACTGAAAGGCTAATGAAATATATACCTAAAGATATAAAGGTTATAAGTGAAAGTGGTATTACTAATAGAGAAAGTTTTATGTATATAAAGTCTATAGGAGTTAATGGATGTTTGATTGGGACAGCATTTTCAAAAGACTTTAGCTTTATTGACACAGTTGGAGGGCTTTTGAATTGA
- the aroQ gene encoding type II 3-dehydroquinate dehydratase: MKVLVINGPNLNLLGKRETGVYGNKSYDDLLRQIKQKASELSIMVDFYQSNHEGQIIDKLHEAQDIYDGIVINPGAFTHYSYAIHDAIKAINIPVVEVHISNIHQREEFRHKSVTAPACIGQISGFGFNSYVLGLYALQEHVIRKG; encoded by the coding sequence ATGAAGGTATTAGTTATTAACGGACCTAACTTAAATCTTCTCGGGAAAAGAGAAACAGGGGTATATGGCAATAAGTCATATGATGATTTATTAAGACAGATTAAACAAAAAGCATCTGAACTTTCAATTATGGTTGACTTTTATCAATCAAATCATGAAGGACAGATAATAGACAAACTACATGAAGCACAAGATATATATGATGGAATAGTTATTAATCCGGGAGCTTTTACACACTATAGTTATGCTATACATGATGCAATAAAAGCAATTAATATTCCAGTAGTTGAGGTACACATTTCCAATATACATCAAAGAGAGGAGTTTAGACATAAAAGTGTTACTGCTCCAGCTTGTATAGGTCAAATTTCAGGATTTGGATTTAATAGTTATGTTTTAGGGCTTTATGCTTTACAAGAGCATGTTATAAGAAAGGGATGA
- a CDS encoding aminodeoxychorismate/anthranilate synthase component II — protein sequence MILIIDNYDSFTYNLVNLIASKTEVNVVRNDKISLDEIDRDKISGIVISPGPGKPKDAGITMEVINAFTGKIPILGVCLGHQAIVESFGGKIKIAERIYHGRRSIVNLTEDGERSTIFKNIPKTFIAGRYHSLIADEKTPLGKLKIAAKTKNNEIMAVVNDYLRIYGLQFHPESILTPDGSKIINNFLNICFERGFQNAKLS from the coding sequence ATGATATTAATAATTGATAACTATGATTCATTCACCTACAACTTAGTAAATCTAATTGCTTCAAAAACTGAAGTTAATGTTGTTAGAAATGACAAAATATCATTAGATGAAATTGACAGAGATAAAATTTCTGGGATTGTCATATCTCCCGGACCCGGAAAACCCAAAGATGCAGGTATAACTATGGAAGTGATTAATGCATTTACAGGGAAAATACCTATTCTTGGTGTATGCCTTGGTCATCAAGCAATTGTTGAAAGCTTTGGAGGAAAAATAAAGATTGCTGAAAGAATATATCATGGAAGGCGTTCCATTGTTAATCTAACTGAAGATGGCGAAAGAAGCACCATATTTAAAAACATTCCAAAAACCTTTATAGCAGGTAGGTATCATTCATTAATTGCAGATGAAAAAACCCCTTTGGGAAAATTAAAGATAGCAGCAAAAACTAAAAATAATGAGATAATGGCTGTTGTCAATGATTATTTAAGGATATATGGGCTGCAATTTCATCCAGAATCAATTTTAACACCAGATGGTAGTAAGATTATTAATAATTTTCTCAATATTTGTTTTGAAAGGGGTTTTCAGAATGCAAAATTATCTTGA
- a CDS encoding M24 family metallopeptidase yields the protein MDIFNQRIQKVFNHINEVNALLLKKKENIRYFSGFKGDDSFLLLLSNSKRYLITDFRYVEQAEKEAINSIVIDYKGELHNSIKSILEQYNINTLHIEGYAFTADEFIEYKEKLSNIKIERIKENLDIFRMIKTQEEIQAIKTAVEIADRAFEYILKFIKEGVKEEDLLCELNYFFLKNGARGFSFEPIIASGERASLPHGVASNRKLKKGDFITLDFGCNFDGYMSDMTRTVFLGQPNEQQLKIYYIVKEAQERAEKEIKAGMKANEVDRIARDYIASFGYREQFGHSLGHGVGLEIHELPRLSPKSDVILEENMVVTIEPGIYIPNFGGVRIEDIVVVKKDKSEILTKSSKEVIVI from the coding sequence ATGGACATATTTAATCAAAGAATACAGAAGGTGTTTAATCATATTAACGAGGTAAATGCATTACTTTTAAAGAAAAAGGAGAATATAAGGTATTTTTCTGGTTTTAAGGGTGATGATAGCTTTTTACTATTATTAAGTAACTCAAAGAGATACCTAATAACAGACTTTAGATATGTTGAACAAGCTGAAAAAGAAGCAATAAATTCAATTGTTATTGATTACAAAGGTGAACTTCATAATTCTATTAAAAGTATTCTTGAACAATACAATATAAATACATTGCATATTGAAGGATATGCTTTTACAGCTGATGAATTTATTGAATACAAAGAGAAATTATCGAATATAAAAATAGAAAGAATAAAAGAAAATTTAGATATCTTCAGAATGATAAAAACACAGGAAGAAATACAAGCTATAAAAACAGCTGTAGAAATTGCTGATAGAGCTTTTGAATATATTTTAAAATTCATAAAAGAAGGAGTTAAAGAGGAAGACCTACTATGTGAATTAAATTATTTCTTTTTAAAAAATGGAGCAAGAGGTTTTTCTTTTGAACCTATAATTGCATCTGGTGAAAGAGCATCATTGCCTCATGGTGTTGCATCAAATAGAAAATTAAAAAAAGGGGATTTTATTACACTAGATTTTGGATGTAATTTTGATGGCTATATGTCAGATATGACAAGAACAGTTTTCTTAGGACAACCAAATGAACAACAATTAAAGATATATTATATAGTAAAAGAGGCACAAGAAAGAGCAGAAAAGGAAATAAAGGCTGGGATGAAAGCTAATGAAGTTGATAGAATAGCAAGAGATTATATTGCTTCTTTTGGATATAGAGAACAATTTGGACATTCATTAGGGCATGGCGTAGGGCTTGAAATACATGAATTACCAAGATTATCCCCAAAATCTGATGTTATTTTAGAAGAGAATATGGTTGTAACAATAGAACCTGGTATCTATATACCTAATTTTGGGGGTGTAAGAATTGAAGATATAGTGGTTGTAAAAAAGGATAAATCAGAGATCTTAACCAAATCATCTAAAGAAGTTATTGTTATATAG